One Schistocerca cancellata isolate TAMUIC-IGC-003103 chromosome 1, iqSchCanc2.1, whole genome shotgun sequence genomic region harbors:
- the LOC126179258 gene encoding uncharacterized protein LOC126179258 gives MFSLRTKGRRYSSTLTASSGSGSECSVISVPKSRPRILIDGIDVTPEPLFVDIEDVFGSEYIQPDVSHDVISRRKAGTLTVSRAPSLKEATDSYSAEYALPQKQPENGRLDFQTCEQKGNSVDMLYGKKIDAEDKRVAELALPDKIVIRMRETLTFFLLDVPSTVAERDFEEGQRIAEDNELYDYLTKGEGQNRYTRDTEVQTVWTVRKSKATLAPMCAMKDNFAMASTYDLYKSFGNN, from the coding sequence ATGTTTTCGCTCAGAACTAAAGGGCGTCGTTATTCAAGTACGTTAACAGCCTCCTCCGGTAGCGGTAGTGAATGTTCGGTAATTTCAGTTCCAAAATCCAGACCTAGAATATTGATTGACGGTATAGATGTTACTCCGGAACCATTATTTGTTGATATTGAAGACGTATTTGGCAGTGAATACATACAACCAGACGTATCTCATGACGTGATTTCGCGACGAAAAGCTGGAACTCTAACAGTATCTAGAGCTCCTTCTCTGAAAGAAGCTACCGATTCGTATTCAGCGGAGTATGCATTGCCTCAGAAACAGCCAGAGAATGGGAGATTAGATTTTCAGACTTGTGAACAAAAGGGTAATTCCGTGGATATGTTGTACGGAAAGAAGATAGATGCAGAAGATAAACGAGTGGCCGAACTTGCGTTGCCAGACAAAATAGTAATTCGTATGCGCGAAACTCTGACGTTTTTTCTTTTGGATGTACCTAGCACAGTAGCAGAAAGAGATTTCGAGGAAGGGCAGCGTATTGCAGAGGACAATGAGTTATACGATTATTTAACTAAGGGGGAAGGTCAAAATCGGTACACTAGGGACACTGAAGTGCAAACTGTGTGGACTGTAAGGAAAAGTAAGGCAACGCTTGCACCTATGTGTGCAATGAAAGATAACTTTGCCATGGCGTCTACGTACGATCTGTATAAATCTTTTGGGAACAACTGA